A window from Polynucleobacter sp. MWH-UH25E encodes these proteins:
- the queF gene encoding NADPH-dependent 7-cyano-7-deazaguanine reductase QueF (Catalyzes the NADPH-dependent reduction of 7-cyano-7-deazaguanine (preQ0) to 7-aminomethyl-7-deazaguanine (preQ1) in queuosine biosynthesis): protein MATLSLGQTTQYPDQYDPSLLFPIPRAENRAKLGLKEGQALPFVGVDIWNAFELSWLNKKGKPQIALAEFQIPADSPNMIESKSFKLYLNSLNNARFEDESEIRELLIKDLSAVAGSKITTRIQATETLAKKGMQEMGGVLLDRLDIEVDPTMPADPSLLSVNESFGPIEQCLVSHLLKSNCPVTGQPDWASVQIRYQGRPILEEGLLRYLIGFRQLGEFHEHCVETIFTDIKRHCKPEKLSVYARYTRRGGLDINPFRTDHNSPWPDNIRHTRQ from the coding sequence ATGGCAACACTCTCACTTGGACAAACAACCCAATATCCAGATCAATATGATCCAAGCTTACTATTTCCGATACCTAGAGCCGAGAATCGCGCCAAGCTTGGATTAAAAGAAGGTCAAGCACTACCATTCGTTGGCGTTGATATTTGGAATGCTTTTGAACTCAGCTGGCTTAATAAAAAAGGGAAGCCTCAAATCGCCCTCGCTGAATTTCAGATTCCAGCCGACTCCCCCAATATGATTGAGTCAAAGTCTTTCAAGCTTTATCTCAACAGCCTAAACAATGCGCGCTTTGAAGATGAAAGCGAAATTCGTGAATTACTTATTAAAGATCTGTCCGCTGTTGCGGGGAGCAAGATCACAACACGCATTCAAGCCACTGAAACCCTAGCTAAAAAAGGTATGCAAGAAATGGGTGGCGTTCTGTTGGACAGGCTGGATATTGAAGTAGATCCAACCATGCCAGCAGACCCAAGCTTATTGAGTGTCAACGAGTCTTTTGGCCCCATCGAGCAATGCCTGGTTTCTCATTTGCTGAAATCGAACTGCCCTGTTACCGGTCAGCCAGATTGGGCTAGCGTCCAAATTCGATATCAAGGACGCCCCATTCTTGAAGAAGGATTGTTGCGTTACCTGATTGGCTTTAGACAATTAGGTGAATTTCATGAGCACTGCGTAGAAACAATCTTTACTGATATCAAGCGGCATTGCAAACCAGAAAAATTATCCGTGTACGCACGCTATACACGTCGCGGTGGTTTAGATATCAATCCATTTAGAACCGATCACAACTCGCCTTGGCCAGACAACATTCGTCATACTCGGCAATAA
- a CDS encoding 5'-nucleotidase, with translation MSYTLTGKLVVAISSRALFDFEEENRIFESTDDSAYMKLQLERLATAAQTGVAFPLVKKLLAFNETGEQRVEVVILSRNDPVSGLRVFRSAEHHGLHLERGVFTRGRPPYHYLRSLHANLFLSANEDDVRATIDAGFPAARVFPESSKIAESHPNEIRIAFDGDAVLFSDEAEQVFQKKGLEAFVDHESKKVDIPLPPGPFKPLLEALHRLQRSTSENGMRIRTALVTARSAPAHERAIRTLMAWGIDVDEAMFLGGLSKSEFLREFEPDFFFDDQTGHCQSAASVAPTGHVVSGVSNQPKNQK, from the coding sequence ATGTCGTACACGCTCACCGGAAAACTTGTTGTCGCGATTTCATCGCGCGCCTTGTTTGATTTCGAAGAAGAAAATCGCATCTTCGAATCCACCGATGACAGCGCCTACATGAAGCTTCAGCTTGAGCGCCTAGCTACAGCAGCGCAAACTGGGGTTGCCTTTCCGCTTGTCAAAAAACTCCTCGCTTTTAATGAAACGGGGGAACAACGCGTTGAGGTAGTAATCCTCTCCCGCAATGACCCAGTCAGTGGCTTGCGGGTTTTCCGCTCCGCTGAGCATCATGGTCTTCATCTTGAGCGTGGTGTATTTACAAGAGGGCGCCCGCCATACCATTACCTACGCTCTTTGCATGCAAACCTCTTCTTGTCAGCGAATGAAGATGATGTGAGAGCGACTATCGATGCTGGATTCCCAGCGGCACGTGTGTTCCCAGAATCAAGCAAGATTGCCGAGTCGCATCCTAATGAAATTCGGATTGCATTCGACGGAGATGCAGTACTGTTTTCAGATGAAGCGGAGCAAGTTTTCCAGAAGAAGGGTCTTGAAGCCTTTGTCGATCACGAAAGCAAAAAGGTGGATATTCCTTTGCCACCTGGCCCTTTCAAGCCTTTGCTAGAAGCATTACACAGACTGCAACGATCGACTAGTGAAAATGGCATGCGCATTCGCACCGCCTTGGTAACTGCTCGTTCAGCACCCGCGCATGAGCGCGCCATCCGCACGCTAATGGCATGGGGCATTGACGTGGATGAAGCTATGTTTCTGGGTGGTTTATCTAAGAGTGAATTTCTTCGAGAATTTGAGCCAGACTTTTTCTTTGATGATCAAACGGGTCATTGCCAATCCGCGGCGTCTGTTGCCCCGACAGGCCACGTAGTATCAGGTGTGTCTAATCAGCCAAAAAACCAAAAGTAA